Proteins found in one Coffea eugenioides isolate CCC68of chromosome 5, Ceug_1.0, whole genome shotgun sequence genomic segment:
- the LOC113770417 gene encoding tubby-like F-box protein 7 produces MSLRRNFLSRRISNRSFSLSSKSVKELKNFDSVNRDRIYDVNNSNNVMRSGDGEGEDLQSAAVWGTGEMAPTPSRWSSMLPELLGEIIQRVEASEDVWPRRQNVVACGCVCKGWREITKDVVASSSRQPDGAAKITFPSCLKKPGPRDAPLQCLIKRDKKNGTFRLYLALSPSFMDEGKFLLAARRYGKGTHSEYIISLDPDDFSQGSNAYVGKLRSDFLGTNFTIYDSQPPHNGAKPSSSRAGRRFASKQISPQVPAGNFEIGEVSYKFNLLKSRGPRRMVCALKCPWSEDISVDKVNGDSKTESSLSAISSYTVLRNKAPRWHEHLQCWCLNFHGRVTVASVKNFQLVATVDQSQPDGKGDEETVLLQFGKVGDDIFTMDYRQPLSAFQAFAICLTSFGTKLACE; encoded by the exons ATGTCACTGCGAAGGAATTTTCTGTCCCGACGCATTTCGAATCGATCCTTCTCGCTTTCTTCTAAATCAGTGAAAGAGCTGAAGAATTTTGATAGTGTAAATCGCGATCGTATTTATGACGTCAATAATAGTAACAATGTTATGAGAAGTGGAGATGGTGAAGGGGAGGATCTTCAAAGCGCTGCCGTTTGGGGTACCGGAGAGATGGCTCCGACGCCGTCTCGGTGGTCGAGTATGCTGCCGGAGCTGTTAGGTGAGATTATACAGCGGGTGGAGGCTAGTGAAGATGTGTGGCCGCGCCGCCAAAACGTCGTCGCTTGTGGATGCGTTTGTAAGGGCTGGAGAGAGATTACAAAAGATGTTGTGGCGTCATCCTCTCGTCAGCCTGACGGCGCTGCCAAAATTACCTTTCCTTCCTGCCTCAAAAAG CCGGGGCCGCGTGATGCTCCACTTCAATGTCTTATAAAACGCGACAAGAAGAATGGGACATTTCGCCTTTACCTTGCTCTTTCACCAT CATTCATGGATGAGGGAAAGTTTCTCTTAGCAGCAAGACGATATGGAAAGGGTACCCACTCTGAGTACATAATATCTCTTGATCCTGATGATTTTTCTCAAGGAAGTAATGCCTATGTTGGAAAACTGAG GTCAGATTTCCTAGGCACCAATTTTACCATTTATGATAGCCAACCTCCACACAATGGAGCTAAACCATCAAGCAGCAGGGCTGGCCGTCGTTTTGCCAGCAAGCAGATAAGCCCCCAAGTACCAGCGGGTAATTTTGAAATTGGAGAAGTATCATATAAGTTCAACCTCCTGAAATCAAGAGGTCCAAGAAGGATGGTATGTGCACTGAAGTGCCCTTGGTCAGAGGACATTTCTGTCGACAAAGTAAATGGTGATTCAAAAACAGAGAGTTCTTTGTCTGCTATTTCGAGCTATACTGTTTTGAGAAACAAAGCTCCCAGATGGCACGAGCACTTGCAATGTTGGTGTTTGAATTTTCATGGTAGGGTAACAGTTGCATCAGTTAAGAATTTTCAACTCGTTGCAACAGTGGATCAAAGCCAGCCAGATGGAAAAGGGGACGAGGAGACAGTTCTTCTCCAGTTTGGCAAGGTGGGAGATGATATTTTCACCATGGACTATAGGCAGCCTTTGTCAGCCTTCCAGGCATTTGCCATTTGCCTTACCAGTTTTGGCACTAAACTGGCCTGCGAGTAA